A window of Blastomonas sp. SL216 contains these coding sequences:
- a CDS encoding LptA/OstA family protein, which produces MAQRALLAASAGGVVLAGLMLAPASVTAQSLMNHNSNAPVDYAADRIELQDRANRVLLSGNVDITQAGLRLQAARMTVAYRNAGGIEIERIDANGGVVVTKGEERASGNVGIYDFNRRIITLIGNVALRQGGNTLNGGRMVIDLTTGRSTVDGRSAGGAPGQTGSAGGRVSGTFSVPKRD; this is translated from the coding sequence ATGGCGCAGCGCGCCCTGCTGGCAGCATCGGCAGGTGGCGTGGTGCTGGCTGGCCTGATGCTGGCTCCGGCCAGCGTCACCGCGCAGTCGCTGATGAACCATAACAGCAATGCGCCCGTCGATTATGCTGCCGACCGCATTGAGCTGCAGGATCGCGCCAACCGCGTGCTGCTTTCGGGCAATGTCGATATCACCCAGGCGGGCCTGCGGCTGCAGGCTGCGCGCATGACCGTGGCCTATCGCAATGCGGGTGGCATCGAGATCGAGCGGATCGATGCCAATGGCGGCGTCGTCGTCACCAAGGGCGAGGAACGTGCCAGCGGCAATGTCGGCATCTATGATTTCAACCGGCGCATCATCACGCTGATCGGCAATGTCGCGCTGCGCCAGGGCGGCAACACGCTCAATGGCGGGCGGATGGTGATCGATCTGACCACGGGCCGCTCGACGGTCGATGGCCGTTCTGCCGGCGGCGCGCCGGGCCAGACGGGCAGCGCCGGCGGCCGCGTATCGGGAACCTTCTCGGTGCCCAAGCGGGATTGA
- the lptC gene encoding LPS export ABC transporter periplasmic protein LptC, whose protein sequence is MTQRADQMRNRRQLFAAPGSSHDKMVRFLGMFLPAAIGVLVAFLALAPLLRNTEVSFLLDKNQVDIARERMRVTQALYRGQDSEGRPFSLEAGSAVQKSSRNPVVEMNDLAARILLKDGPGVLEAGRGNYNMDSEQVSIIGPVQFSSANGYRMVTRDVDIDLPKRSMVSRGEVTGRLPTGTFRADRLRANLAERTVTLEGRARLRMTQGGMP, encoded by the coding sequence ATGACCCAGCGCGCCGATCAGATGCGTAACCGCCGTCAGCTGTTCGCCGCGCCCGGCAGCAGCCATGACAAGATGGTGCGCTTTCTGGGCATGTTCCTGCCTGCCGCGATCGGCGTGCTGGTGGCGTTCCTCGCGCTGGCACCGCTGCTGCGCAACACCGAAGTCAGCTTCCTGCTCGACAAGAACCAGGTCGATATCGCGCGCGAACGCATGCGCGTGACCCAGGCGCTGTATCGCGGCCAGGACAGCGAAGGGCGGCCGTTCTCGCTCGAGGCAGGCTCCGCCGTGCAGAAAAGCTCGCGCAATCCGGTGGTGGAAATGAACGATCTCGCCGCGCGTATCCTGCTCAAGGATGGGCCCGGCGTGCTCGAGGCGGGGCGCGGCAACTATAACATGGATAGCGAGCAGGTCTCGATCATCGGCCCGGTCCAGTTCAGCAGCGCCAATGGCTATCGCATGGTGACGCGCGATGTCGATATCGATCTGCCCAAGCGCAGCATGGTCAGCCGCGGCGAAGTCACCGGACGCTTGCCGACTGGCACTTTCCGCGCCGACCGGCTAAGGGCCAACCTGGCCGAGCGCACGGTAACGCTGGAAGGTCGGGCGCGGCTGCGCATGACCCAGGGCGGTATGCCGTGA
- a CDS encoding ribonuclease D produces the protein MSVYFHEDDLPADVLAPGPVAVDTETMGLITPRDRLCLVQISDGRGDEHLVRFMPGSDYAAPNLRAVLADPERLKLYHFARFDLAAIKHYLGVMAAPVFCTKIASRLIRTYTDRHGLKELVREVLGKELSKVQQSSDWGAPEINDAQRDYAASDVRFLHALHKAMDARLVREGRRELAQACFDFLPARAELDLAGWPEIDIFAHA, from the coding sequence ATGAGCGTATATTTTCACGAAGACGACCTGCCGGCAGACGTGCTGGCCCCCGGGCCCGTGGCGGTGGATACCGAAACCATGGGGCTGATCACGCCGCGCGATCGGCTTTGCCTGGTGCAGATTTCCGACGGCCGCGGCGACGAGCACCTGGTGCGCTTCATGCCCGGCAGCGATTATGCCGCGCCCAACCTGCGTGCGGTGCTGGCCGATCCCGAGCGGCTGAAGCTCTATCATTTCGCCCGTTTCGATCTGGCGGCGATCAAGCATTATCTGGGCGTGATGGCCGCGCCGGTGTTCTGCACCAAGATCGCCTCGCGCCTGATCCGCACCTATACCGACCGGCATGGCCTGAAGGAGCTGGTGCGCGAGGTGCTGGGCAAGGAGTTGAGCAAGGTGCAGCAGTCGAGCGACTGGGGCGCGCCCGAGATCAACGATGCCCAGCGCGACTATGCCGCCAGCGACGTGCGTTTCCTGCACGCGCTGCACAAGGCGATGGACGCGCGGCTGGTCCGCGAAGGGCGGCGCGAGCTTGCCCAGGCCTGTTTCGATTTTCTCCCCGCGCGCGCCGAGCTCGATCTCGCCGGTTGGCCCGAAATTGATATTTTCGCCCACGCCTGA
- a CDS encoding TerC family protein, which yields MDSIIPLLSDPAAWAALVTLVILEVVLGIDNLIFISILSNKLPAHQQQTARRVGIGLALVMRLALLSMIAFIVSLTTPVFDLGITGAPGQHGEPTFETQFSWRDLILIAGGLFLVWKATKEIHHSVDDEPSGEALDKKGKAAIGFGAAIVQIIALDMVFSIDSILTAVGMTDEVPIMMAAVIITVGVMLVAADPLANFINRNPTVVMLALGFLLMIGAVLIADGFGVHVPKGYIYAAMAFSAMVEALNIWARNGREKRRGASPTSNDGETA from the coding sequence ATGGACAGCATCATCCCGCTTTTGAGCGACCCAGCCGCCTGGGCCGCGCTTGTCACCCTGGTCATCCTGGAAGTCGTGCTGGGCATCGACAACCTGATCTTCATCTCCATCCTGTCGAACAAGCTGCCTGCGCATCAGCAGCAGACTGCGCGCCGCGTCGGCATCGGCCTGGCGCTGGTGATGCGGCTGGCGCTGCTGTCGATGATCGCCTTCATCGTCTCGCTGACCACGCCGGTGTTCGATCTGGGCATTACCGGCGCGCCCGGCCAGCATGGCGAACCGACGTTCGAGACGCAGTTTTCCTGGCGCGATCTCATCCTGATTGCAGGCGGGCTGTTCCTCGTGTGGAAGGCCACCAAGGAAATCCATCACAGCGTCGATGACGAGCCTTCGGGCGAGGCGCTCGACAAGAAGGGCAAGGCTGCGATCGGCTTCGGAGCGGCCATCGTCCAGATCATCGCGCTCGACATGGTCTTTTCGATCGATTCGATCCTGACCGCGGTCGGCATGACCGACGAGGTGCCGATCATGATGGCCGCGGTGATCATCACCGTGGGCGTGATGCTCGTTGCTGCCGATCCGCTGGCCAATTTCATCAACCGTAACCCGACCGTGGTGATGCTGGCGCTGGGCTTCCTGTTGATGATCGGCGCGGTGCTGATCGCCGACGGCTTCGGCGTCCATGTGCCCAAGGGTTATATCTATGCCGCCATGGCATTTTCTGCGATGGTCGAGGCTCTGAACATCTGGGCCCGCAACGGGCGGGAAAAGCGACGCGGCGCATCGCCGACCAGCAATGACGGCGAGACAGCATGA